The genomic DNA GAAGATACGTAAAGAGTAGCTAGAGCGACTTCCTGTATGGATGGTCAGTCGTACCTATAATCGAGACAAATCAGATACACTGACAATATAGCTAAAATCTTTGtaagggaaaaagagatggaatcGCATATATAGCGTTTGGGCCGTCGCGATCGTTCGTCTTGGACTAGTCTCATCAGTGGTGCGTCTGTAAAACGGAAAAATAACGACTTACAATCCACATCTGACTCCTACTGCGTCAATGAATCCACATGCCTGCTGCCTaaccctctcttctctggATACACTTAGTTTCCCTCGTTGTTTTGCGGATAACCTCTCGACGTTTGCCGGGGAGAAGTAAGATTTGTACTGCTTCGTGTGGATTgcagatgctgatgatgaggctTCTGTCATAATCATTGGAGTTATTATTGGATAGCGAGTTAGTTTCGGTATGTTGTTAATTTCCAGTTCCTTGTCGTCCTCATGCCGTGTTGTACAGCGATGACATAGTGTTCGAGACGATTGACCAACAGGCAGAGAGATGTTCGAAAGGTCAACAACAGACCGAATTTGTGAATTACGTAACAATTCAAAAAGTTGGAAAGCTCCTGTATTGTGTTTTCCGTGCCGgttcttcattccttctGCTCTATACTGCGTATACGCCTCGTTGCCCGGGATTTCGCATCAATAATCCCGCTCACCGGAGCAATAGACAAAACGCCTCCAAAACTTCGCCCCCCTAATCTTGCTCTCTTGCGAGCTACCGGCTTGTTGCCCATCATGCCCAAGGCTCTCCCTACCCCCACTTTGCCCCTCAATGGACTTTTCCCTATCGCGAAACCTTCGGGCAAAAGCTCGTAAATGACTGTCATTTCTAAACTTAGGATCAACGACTGATGATTTGTAGTATGAGAGTTATTGACAGAATAACGCCGCTTCTGCTCGACTCTAAACTGTTTGACGATCCCGTGAAACGCGCCCAGCCGCAAATGAAGGGAAAACGCAAGAAGAATTTGACTCAATTTGGTCTCAAGATAGGTCAAGGAGGGACCCTTGACCCTTTGGCTGATGGTGTGCTAGGTGGGTGCTGCATTTCATCCTTCTGGGAAATGAGCGCTGATGACAGCTCAGTTTTGGGTGTTAACCGGGGCACCAAACATTTAAATCAGTTCCTTGAGTGTAGCAAGGTATGTGAGAAACTCAATTCATTAGATCTATGCTGTGCTAATTAGACTGTCAGGAATATGAAAGCATAGGTTTGATTGGAGCAACGACCACATCCATGGACGCGGACGACCCTGTTCTGTCTACAGCGGCTTGGGAGCACATCACTCGAGAGGATGTTGAAAAAGTTTTAGATCGATTTCGAGGTGAGATAATGCAGGTGCCTCCCATGTGAGTGTTTGTTATCAGTCTCGGGTGTATAATTGATTCTTTGATCGTAGCTTCTCTgctttgaagatggacgGTAAGCCGCTCTACGAGTATGCCCGAGAATCAAAACCCCTTCCTCGACCGATCCCCGCACGAAAATGCCAAGTATCTATCGAATTGATAGATTTTACTCCTGCATCTGTCACCCCTGGTGACGGTGGGCACGACTATCACTGGCCCGAAAAAAGGCTTACTTctgaggaaaaggaaaccTTCAGG from Cryptococcus deuterogattii R265 chromosome 11, complete sequence includes the following:
- a CDS encoding tRNA pseudouridine(55) synthase; translation: MPKALPTPTLPLNGLFPIAKPSGKSSMRVIDRITPLLLDSKLFDDPVKRAQPQMKGKRKKNLTQFGLKIGQGGTLDPLADGVLVLGVNRGTKHLNQFLECSKEYESIGLIGATTTSMDADDPVLSTAAWEHITREDVEKVLDRFRGEIMQVPPIFSALKMDGKPLYEYARESKPLPRPIPARKCQVSIELIDFTPASVTPGDGGHDYHWPEKRLTSEEKETFRKLTQIVHNAQTGPVEAAEASGNKDQVEEEKSKVVEPLVPDLDAPEYPEISPKTGLRPPTFTVRMTVSSGTYVRSIVNDIGLALGCGAHVVKLTRTRQGEFSLHGDEEALSATSVSAPAEGEEASVNKVNENSREAPGPSGGSIPWAVWERALAERDEMIKREKLEKEEAIMSGMSAEEIHQVYNHEAIKQRRWEGGWKEWEVEVLKRFKPVPVPINGGHGFRI